In Natronoarchaeum philippinense, a single window of DNA contains:
- a CDS encoding Hsp20/alpha crystallin family protein, with translation MHRDDRDDPFDDLFREIERMMNDAIGQGNVDVGFEDDAGFGTDTHVDVHETDEEVRVIADIPGVEKDDIDLQCDGKVLTIGAASERRTYDDRVTLPSRVDEHTASATYNNGVLEVVFDQADDSADIDLD, from the coding sequence ATGCACCGCGACGACCGCGACGACCCCTTCGACGATCTGTTCCGGGAGATTGAGCGGATGATGAACGACGCTATCGGCCAAGGCAACGTCGATGTCGGCTTCGAGGACGACGCCGGCTTCGGCACTGACACGCACGTGGATGTCCACGAAACCGACGAGGAGGTCCGCGTGATCGCGGACATTCCCGGCGTCGAGAAAGACGACATCGACCTGCAGTGCGACGGCAAGGTGCTGACGATCGGCGCCGCCAGCGAGCGTCGCACCTACGACGATCGGGTCACGCTGCCGAGCCGCGTCGACGAGCACACCGCCAGCGCGACGTACAACAACGGCGTCCTCGAAGTCGTGTTCGATCAGGCCGACGACTCCGCCGACATCGACCTGGACTGA
- a CDS encoding type II glyceraldehyde-3-phosphate dehydrogenase: MLHVGVNGYGTIGKRVADAVRSQPDMTVEGVTKTGPDFAAERASVAGYDLHATDEDAVDAFRAAGLDIAGTVEDLVDASDVIVDATPGGVGAEYRSLYEAHDTPAVFQGAESPDVAEMSFNARSNFEDARDAEYVRVVSCNTTGLSRLLAPLSETYGVKKARATLVRRGGDPDQSGRGPINDILPNPVEVPSHHGPDVQTVFPDLSIDTLGLTVPATLMHVHSVNVTLESAPDVRDVRDLLDAESRVFLVPRRSRIESCGELREYARDAGRPRGDIWENCVWEESITVEGRDFYCFQAIHQEADVVPENVDALRAMFDLADREESVARTNAALGLTDEAVRIEAPGVAADGSGRNR; the protein is encoded by the coding sequence ATGCTCCACGTGGGCGTCAACGGCTACGGTACCATCGGCAAGCGCGTCGCCGATGCGGTGCGATCGCAACCGGATATGACCGTCGAGGGCGTAACCAAGACCGGCCCCGACTTCGCCGCAGAGCGGGCCAGTGTTGCAGGCTACGATCTGCACGCGACCGACGAGGACGCCGTCGATGCGTTTCGGGCGGCCGGCCTCGACATCGCCGGTACCGTCGAGGATCTCGTCGACGCCAGCGACGTGATCGTCGACGCGACCCCCGGCGGCGTTGGCGCCGAGTACCGATCGCTGTACGAAGCCCACGACACGCCAGCGGTGTTTCAGGGTGCCGAGAGCCCCGACGTGGCCGAGATGAGTTTCAACGCTCGGTCGAACTTCGAGGACGCACGGGACGCCGAGTACGTCCGAGTCGTCTCGTGTAACACGACCGGGCTTTCACGATTGCTCGCGCCGCTCTCGGAGACCTACGGCGTCAAGAAGGCGCGTGCGACGCTGGTGCGCCGTGGCGGCGACCCCGACCAGTCCGGACGGGGACCGATCAACGACATCCTTCCCAACCCGGTCGAAGTTCCCTCTCACCACGGCCCGGACGTGCAGACTGTTTTCCCTGATCTCTCGATCGATACGCTCGGGCTGACGGTGCCCGCGACGCTGATGCACGTCCACAGCGTCAACGTCACGCTCGAATCGGCGCCCGATGTCCGCGACGTGCGGGACCTGCTCGACGCCGAATCGCGGGTGTTTCTCGTCCCCCGACGCTCGCGGATCGAGAGCTGCGGCGAGCTTCGCGAGTACGCCCGCGACGCCGGACGGCCGCGGGGAGACATCTGGGAGAACTGTGTCTGGGAGGAGTCGATCACCGTCGAGGGACGGGACTTCTATTGTTTTCAGGCGATCCACCAAGAGGCCGACGTGGTGCCCGAGAACGTCGACGCGCTCCGGGCGATGTTCGACCTAGCCGACCGCGAGGAGAGCGTCGCCCGGACGAACGCCGCGCTGGGGCTCACGGACGAAGCCGTCCGTATCGAAGCACCCGGCGTCGCCGCCGACGGGAGCGGTCGGAATCGCTGA
- the gap gene encoding type I glyceraldehyde-3-phosphate dehydrogenase — protein MSDSADDTLRVGLNGFGRIGRNVFRASLDAEGIEVVGINDVMDVDDMAYLLKYDSVHGRTEDVEIDDDGDLVVGDRTVPILSEKDPAELPWDDLDVDVAFECTGLFRNYDDAYKHVEAGAEKTIISAPPKGEKEVLTIVYGVNHDEYEGQDVVSNASCTTNSVAPVAKVLDDEFGIESGVLTTTHAYTGTQSLVDGPKAKRRRGRAAAENIVPTSTGAAQATTEVLPQLEGKLDGMAMRVPVPDGSITDLTVDLEADASIEEINAAFEDAAEGDLEGVMGYTDDEIVSRDVVGQPYSSLIDGDATMKVEDGLVKVLAWYDNEYGFSNRMLDLAAYVTEESELEASA, from the coding sequence ATGAGTGACTCCGCAGACGATACGCTCCGCGTAGGACTGAACGGGTTCGGTCGTATCGGGCGCAACGTGTTCCGCGCCTCCCTTGACGCCGAAGGCATCGAGGTCGTCGGCATCAACGACGTGATGGACGTCGACGATATGGCCTATCTCCTGAAGTACGACAGCGTCCACGGCCGCACCGAGGACGTCGAGATCGACGACGACGGCGACCTCGTCGTCGGCGATCGGACGGTCCCGATCCTCTCGGAGAAAGACCCCGCCGAACTGCCCTGGGACGATCTCGACGTCGATGTCGCCTTCGAGTGCACCGGCCTGTTCCGCAACTACGACGACGCGTACAAGCACGTCGAAGCCGGCGCCGAGAAGACCATCATCTCCGCGCCGCCGAAAGGCGAGAAGGAGGTCCTGACGATCGTCTACGGCGTCAACCACGACGAGTACGAGGGCCAAGACGTCGTCTCGAACGCCTCCTGTACCACGAACTCCGTCGCGCCCGTCGCCAAGGTGCTCGACGACGAGTTCGGCATCGAGTCGGGCGTCCTGACGACGACCCACGCCTACACCGGCACCCAGAGCCTCGTCGACGGCCCCAAGGCCAAGCGCCGCCGCGGCCGCGCCGCCGCCGAGAACATCGTCCCGACCTCGACGGGCGCCGCGCAGGCGACCACCGAGGTCCTGCCCCAGCTCGAAGGCAAACTCGACGGCATGGCGATGCGCGTGCCCGTTCCGGACGGCTCGATCACCGACCTTACGGTCGACCTCGAAGCCGACGCCTCCATCGAGGAGATCAACGCCGCGTTCGAGGACGCCGCCGAGGGCGACCTCGAAGGCGTCATGGGCTACACCGACGACGAGATCGTCTCGCGTGACGTGGTCGGCCAGCCCTACTCCTCGCTGATCGACGGCGACGCCACGATGAAAGTCGAGGACGGCCTCGTGAAGGTGCTCGCGTGGTACGACAACGAGTACGGCTTCTCGAACCGGATGCTCGACCTCGCGGCCTACGTCACCGAAGAGTCCGAACTCGAAGCCTCCGCCTGA
- a CDS encoding phosphoglycerate kinase: MFNTIDDLDSEQRLLMRVDLNAPVDDGDVQDNRRFARHAETVAELTENDHAVALMAHQGRPGRDTFVTLEQHADILADHLDHPVEYVPSTYGEEALDATEDLESGDVLMLENVRMTDEELADLTPEEHGETEFVQTLAPEFDAYVNDGYSVAHRAHTSIVGFPQVMDSYAGSVMEDEYEYNTSIERREFDGKVTMALGGTKAEDVIAAMENLDEKVDQFLLGGIVGHLFLRAKGYEIGIDTPDGPGLYDESWEENEETIREVIETYGDRISLPVDVAREGEDGERVTERVENADHPDEYMDVGEATIDEYRPHIEESEAVLVKGALGVFEMEQFSYGTRGVLEAIAETDCYAVVGGGDTSRAVEMYDIGAEHFDHLSIAGGAYLRALTGAPLPAVEALEAAAER; the protein is encoded by the coding sequence ATGTTCAACACCATCGACGACCTCGACTCCGAGCAGCGACTCCTGATGCGCGTCGACCTGAACGCGCCCGTCGACGACGGCGACGTGCAGGACAACCGCCGCTTTGCCCGCCACGCCGAGACGGTCGCGGAACTGACCGAGAACGACCACGCCGTCGCGCTGATGGCCCATCAGGGCCGTCCCGGCCGCGACACGTTCGTCACGCTCGAACAGCACGCCGACATCCTCGCCGACCATCTCGACCACCCCGTCGAGTACGTCCCCTCGACGTACGGCGAGGAGGCCCTCGACGCGACCGAGGACCTCGAATCCGGCGACGTGCTCATGCTGGAGAACGTCCGGATGACCGACGAGGAACTCGCCGACCTGACGCCCGAGGAACACGGCGAAACCGAGTTCGTCCAGACGCTGGCGCCGGAGTTCGACGCCTACGTCAACGACGGCTACTCGGTCGCCCACCGCGCCCACACCTCGATCGTCGGCTTCCCGCAGGTCATGGACAGCTACGCCGGCTCGGTGATGGAAGACGAGTACGAGTACAACACCTCCATCGAGCGCCGCGAGTTCGACGGCAAGGTGACGATGGCGCTCGGCGGCACGAAGGCCGAAGATGTCATCGCGGCGATGGAGAACTTAGACGAGAAGGTCGACCAGTTCCTGCTGGGCGGCATCGTCGGGCACCTGTTCCTCCGAGCGAAAGGCTACGAGATCGGCATCGACACGCCCGACGGCCCCGGCCTCTACGACGAGAGCTGGGAGGAAAATGAGGAGACGATCCGCGAGGTCATCGAGACCTACGGCGACCGCATCTCGCTGCCCGTCGATGTCGCCCGCGAGGGCGAGGACGGCGAACGGGTCACCGAGCGCGTCGAGAACGCCGACCACCCCGACGAGTACATGGACGTGGGCGAGGCCACCATCGACGAGTACCGACCGCACATCGAGGAGTCCGAGGCCGTCCTCGTCAAGGGCGCACTCGGCGTCTTCGAGATGGAGCAGTTCAGCTACGGCACCCGCGGCGTCCTCGAAGCCATCGCCGAGACCGACTGCTACGCGGTCGTCGGCGGCGGCGACACCTCCCGGGCCGTCGAGATGTACGACATCGGTGCCGAGCACTTCGATCACCTCTCGATCGCCGGCGGTGCGTACCTGCGCGCGCTGACGGGCGCGCCGCTGCCCGCCGTCGAGGCCTTGGAAGCCGCCGCCGAGCGGTAG
- the mntA gene encoding type VII toxin-antitoxin system MntA family adenylyltransferase antitoxin, whose translation MQTREDTDVEDVDLGAVTAAVDGFPVRAAVLYGSVARGAATERSDIDLAVTFDPDLSSSAKTEARLGLTEQLSVVLETDAVDVVPLERAPPSLVTDVIDEGILVYGSASSVTSLRPDSPSDRASEDPLEEFDEVLTDIERAV comes from the coding sequence ATGCAGACGCGCGAAGACACCGATGTCGAGGACGTTGATCTTGGCGCCGTCACCGCGGCGGTCGATGGGTTTCCGGTGCGCGCTGCTGTCTTGTATGGGTCTGTGGCCCGCGGAGCCGCCACCGAACGAAGCGACATCGACCTCGCCGTCACGTTCGATCCCGATCTCTCTTCGAGCGCCAAAACGGAGGCTCGGCTTGGCCTGACCGAGCAGTTGTCGGTGGTCCTCGAAACTGACGCCGTCGATGTCGTTCCGCTCGAACGCGCGCCGCCGTCGCTCGTCACTGACGTGATCGACGAGGGAATCCTCGTGTACGGATCGGCGTCTTCGGTTACGAGTCTTCGTCCCGATTCGCCGTCCGACCGTGCCAGTGAGGACCCTCTCGAAGAGTTCGACGAGGTACTGACCGACATCGAGCGGGCCGTCTGA
- the hepT gene encoding type VII toxin-antitoxin system HepT family RNase toxin, which produces MDSRTERRILQKAQYVRDAVEVLAEKRDSLTLAAYRSSRSNRTIVEREFETAIQACIDIAKMVLRTDGADVPPTNAAAFRLLGDRAILDDDTATGMAQAAGFRNVLAHQYGDEIDDEDCTTSCNPSFRCSSSI; this is translated from the coding sequence ATGGACTCCCGTACTGAGCGGCGTATTCTCCAGAAGGCCCAGTACGTGCGTGACGCCGTCGAAGTGCTCGCCGAGAAGCGAGATTCGCTAACACTGGCTGCGTACCGATCGAGCCGCTCCAATCGGACGATCGTCGAACGGGAGTTCGAGACCGCGATTCAGGCGTGTATCGACATCGCCAAGATGGTGCTTCGGACAGACGGCGCCGACGTACCGCCAACGAATGCGGCGGCCTTTCGACTCCTCGGTGACAGAGCTATCCTCGACGACGACACTGCCACGGGAATGGCACAGGCTGCTGGATTCCGAAATGTACTCGCACACCAGTATGGCGACGAGATCGACGACGAGGACTGTACAACGTCTTGCAATCCAAGCTTCCGTTGTTCCTCGAGTATCTGA
- a CDS encoding PAS domain S-box protein has translation MDASGELAVLYVDADRRQSVSTLADDERFEVSATADTAAATERIEARAVHCVVTSPSLDGWLSFAERACENVPVVLVGAEPGDITEAGDAIAEHVRADAVDPVDVLARRIESAVVPATLPAGSNDQFYRDLVHEASDAILVVDEASTIRFVNDTVEELFGYEPDQLRGEPLTTLIPQSLEEDHNEGMDTYLETGERTIDWDYVELPGRHRDGRELTLAISFDEHRRNGERLFSGIVRDVTERNARERRLREYKRQFDAVFGDPDSFIILLDPDGIVRKANKAALEFAGTDFAQVNGMPFWNTAWWDHPSAPREKLKEWIERAADGESVRYESTHHAADDATVTIDGTIRPVTNEDGRVVSLIAQGKDISERNRIQQELQASERSLRKLYEITSDPELTFEEKLRRILDVGRERLGLSLGFMTRIEDDTQEIVTVEGEHELLREGATSPLSQAYCEATVESDEVIGAADAAAAEWVDGDTYERWGLSCYLGGKIEVHGELYGTFCFADDATREKLFSDSERTFVELLAQWASQELERKRRQEQLEAANAELAATNQRLEQFASVVSHDIRNPLTVAMGHLDAAQERTDDEQLDEVERSLRRIDNLIDDLLTLARQGESVGETETVAPDAVARDAWETVDTPEAAIEVSDPPTVQADESRLRQLFENLFRNAVEHGPDDVTVRVGGLDARRGFYVEDDGPGIPEGEREQVFEQGHTTAPDGTGFGLAIVEQVVDAHDWTITLGESEAGGARFEIGVETSV, from the coding sequence ATGGACGCTTCGGGGGAACTCGCTGTTTTGTATGTCGATGCCGATCGTCGGCAGTCGGTGTCGACGCTTGCCGACGACGAACGCTTTGAGGTTTCGGCCACTGCCGATACAGCTGCGGCGACAGAGCGGATCGAAGCCAGAGCGGTCCACTGCGTCGTCACGTCGCCGTCGCTGGATGGCTGGCTGTCGTTCGCCGAACGGGCCTGTGAGAACGTTCCTGTCGTACTGGTTGGCGCCGAACCCGGTGACATCACCGAGGCGGGCGACGCCATCGCCGAGCACGTCAGAGCCGACGCCGTCGATCCGGTGGATGTACTCGCACGCCGGATCGAAAGTGCCGTCGTGCCGGCCACCCTGCCGGCCGGATCGAACGACCAGTTCTATCGGGACCTCGTCCACGAGGCGTCGGACGCCATTTTGGTCGTCGACGAGGCGAGCACGATCCGGTTCGTCAACGATACCGTCGAGGAGCTGTTCGGGTACGAGCCCGATCAACTCCGTGGCGAGCCCTTGACGACGCTAATCCCCCAGTCGCTGGAGGAGGACCACAACGAGGGGATGGACACGTACCTCGAAACGGGCGAGCGGACCATCGACTGGGATTACGTCGAGTTGCCGGGACGACACCGCGACGGCCGGGAGCTTACGCTCGCGATCTCGTTCGACGAGCACCGCAGAAACGGCGAGCGACTGTTCTCTGGAATCGTCCGGGACGTCACCGAGCGCAACGCCCGCGAGCGTCGGCTTCGGGAGTACAAGCGGCAGTTCGACGCCGTTTTCGGGGATCCGGACTCGTTTATCATTCTCCTCGACCCCGACGGGATTGTTCGGAAAGCGAACAAGGCCGCACTGGAGTTTGCCGGCACCGACTTCGCGCAGGTAAACGGCATGCCGTTCTGGAACACGGCTTGGTGGGACCATCCAAGCGCGCCCAGAGAGAAGCTCAAAGAGTGGATCGAGCGCGCCGCCGACGGCGAGTCGGTTCGCTACGAGTCCACACACCACGCCGCCGATGACGCGACGGTGACGATCGACGGGACGATCCGCCCCGTTACCAACGAAGATGGGCGCGTCGTCTCGCTGATCGCTCAGGGCAAGGACATTTCCGAACGCAATCGCATCCAACAGGAGCTACAGGCCAGCGAGCGATCGTTGCGGAAGCTCTACGAGATCACGTCCGATCCCGAGCTTACATTCGAGGAGAAGCTACGGCGCATCCTCGACGTGGGGCGCGAGCGTCTCGGCCTCTCGCTTGGCTTTATGACCCGGATCGAAGACGACACTCAGGAGATCGTGACGGTCGAGGGCGAGCACGAACTGCTGCGGGAGGGCGCCACCTCGCCGCTTTCGCAGGCCTACTGCGAAGCGACTGTCGAGTCAGACGAGGTTATTGGCGCCGCCGACGCCGCCGCGGCGGAGTGGGTCGACGGCGACACCTATGAGCGCTGGGGGCTGTCGTGTTATCTCGGCGGTAAGATCGAGGTTCACGGAGAGCTGTACGGCACGTTTTGCTTCGCCGACGACGCCACCCGCGAGAAACTCTTTTCGGACTCCGAGCGCACGTTCGTCGAGCTGCTCGCACAGTGGGCGAGTCAGGAACTCGAACGCAAGCGCCGGCAGGAACAACTCGAAGCCGCAAACGCGGAACTGGCGGCGACGAACCAACGGCTCGAACAGTTCGCCAGCGTCGTCAGCCACGATATCCGCAACCCCCTGACGGTCGCCATGGGCCACCTCGATGCCGCCCAAGAGCGTACCGACGACGAGCAACTCGACGAGGTCGAGCGGTCGCTTCGACGGATCGACAACCTGATCGACGACCTGCTGACGTTGGCCCGGCAGGGCGAGTCGGTCGGCGAGACCGAGACGGTTGCGCCCGACGCCGTTGCGCGGGACGCTTGGGAGACGGTCGATACTCCCGAGGCCGCGATCGAGGTTAGCGATCCGCCGACAGTGCAGGCCGACGAATCCCGACTGCGCCAACTGTTCGAGAACCTCTTTCGAAACGCGGTCGAACACGGCCCCGACGACGTGACCGTCCGGGTCGGTGGACTCGACGCTCGGCGGGGATTCTACGTCGAAGATGACGGGCCCGGAATCCCCGAGGGCGAGCGCGAGCAGGTGTTCGAGCAGGGCCACACGACCGCCCCCGACGGCACTGGCTTCGGCCTCGCCATCGTCGAACAGGTCGTCGACGCCCACGACTGGACAATCACACTCGGGGAGAGCGAGGCCGGCGGCGCGCGGTTCGAGATCGGCGTCGAGACGTCGGTCTGA
- a CDS encoding aminopeptidase — protein MANLRDAAETAVRQCLDLSADESCVIVTDDKREPIGEALYDVASEIDDGATILRYPPGDQHGEEPPAPVAAAMADADAFLAPTTKSISHTRARGDACDAGARGATLPGITENVFTAGLDADYESIAAESDRMLGLVDDAEEIRVTTPAGTDITFGIGAREWHTDTGMVHDAGDFSNLPAGEVFVSPETADGRFVVDGTMRPHGLLEDGQTLSFEVEDGFVTDISDDEIREQVETAAEEVGRDAYNLAELGIGTNLAVEELVGSVLLDEKAGGTVHIAIGDDAGIGGDTDAPLHLDGILREPTVEVDGEEIELPTVGQ, from the coding sequence ATGGCAAACCTCCGCGACGCCGCCGAGACGGCGGTACGCCAGTGTCTCGATCTCTCGGCCGACGAGTCGTGCGTGATCGTCACCGACGACAAACGCGAGCCCATCGGCGAGGCGCTGTACGACGTGGCCAGCGAGATCGACGACGGCGCGACGATTCTCCGGTATCCCCCGGGCGACCAGCACGGCGAGGAGCCGCCCGCGCCGGTCGCCGCCGCGATGGCCGACGCCGACGCCTTTCTCGCACCGACGACGAAAAGCATCAGTCACACGCGCGCTCGGGGCGACGCCTGCGACGCCGGCGCCCGCGGCGCGACGCTGCCCGGCATCACCGAGAACGTGTTCACCGCCGGGTTGGACGCCGACTACGAGTCGATCGCCGCCGAGTCCGATCGGATGCTCGGCCTCGTCGACGACGCCGAGGAGATCCGGGTGACGACGCCGGCCGGCACCGACATCACCTTCGGCATCGGCGCCCGGGAGTGGCACACCGACACCGGGATGGTCCACGACGCGGGCGACTTCTCGAACCTGCCCGCCGGCGAGGTGTTCGTCAGTCCCGAGACGGCCGACGGCCGGTTCGTCGTCGACGGCACGATGCGACCCCACGGCCTGCTCGAGGACGGGCAGACGCTCAGTTTCGAGGTCGAGGACGGCTTCGTCACCGACATCTCCGACGACGAGATCCGCGAGCAGGTCGAGACCGCAGCCGAGGAAGTCGGTCGAGACGCGTACAACCTCGCGGAACTGGGCATCGGCACGAATCTCGCGGTCGAAGAACTCGTAGGATCGGTCCTGCTCGACGAGAAAGCCGGCGGGACGGTTCACATCGCCATCGGCGACGACGCCGGTATCGGCGGCGACACCGACGCTCCCTTGCATCTCGACGGCATCCTACGCGAGCCGACGGTCGAAGTCGACGGCGAGGAAATCGAACTGCCGACTGTCGGTCAGTAG
- a CDS encoding DUF5786 family protein: protein MGFGSYDESEQENQDFDADIDGDSVDSSENDHDGDVEYEIDASNDELLDRLQDIKEE from the coding sequence ATGGGATTCGGTAGCTACGACGAATCCGAACAGGAAAACCAAGATTTTGACGCTGATATCGACGGCGACAGCGTCGATTCGTCGGAAAACGACCACGACGGCGACGTAGAGTACGAGATCGACGCATCGAACGACGAACTTCTCGACCGGTTACAGGACATCAAAGAGGAGTGA
- a CDS encoding endonuclease dU encodes MKPGTRALGVAESYDGSDEATDSTLAGAVVRADRVVDGVGFERCTVGGTDATESVRALTDRLAREDVRYVFLAGIALAWYNVADLHGVYEVVERPVLSVSFEESTGLDDAIAAAFDGAERERRLAIYRDQPPRHRVAVDGDDVYVRWVGTDEDTARRVVREFTPAGGRPEPLRVARLAARAGHEYRCGDGSGRETRKG; translated from the coding sequence GTGAAGCCCGGCACGCGGGCGCTCGGCGTCGCTGAATCGTACGACGGGTCGGACGAGGCGACCGACTCGACGCTCGCCGGCGCGGTCGTGCGCGCGGACCGCGTCGTCGACGGCGTCGGGTTCGAGCGCTGCACCGTCGGCGGCACGGACGCCACCGAGAGCGTCCGCGCACTGACCGACCGGCTCGCGCGCGAGGACGTTCGCTACGTTTTTCTTGCCGGCATCGCGCTGGCGTGGTACAACGTCGCCGATCTCCACGGCGTCTACGAGGTGGTCGAGCGACCGGTGCTGTCGGTGTCGTTCGAGGAGAGCACGGGACTGGATGACGCCATCGCCGCAGCGTTCGACGGCGCCGAGCGCGAGCGTCGGCTGGCGATCTACCGCGACCAGCCGCCGCGTCACCGCGTCGCCGTCGACGGCGACGACGTGTACGTCCGCTGGGTCGGCACCGACGAAGACACCGCTCGGCGGGTCGTACGCGAGTTCACGCCGGCGGGCGGTCGCCCCGAACCGCTCCGCGTAGCTCGGCTGGCCGCGCGGGCCGGCCACGAGTACCGGTGTGGCGACGGGTCGGGCCGGGAAACCCGAAAAGGGTAG
- a CDS encoding uracil-DNA glycosylase: MGEMDGLSVTACERCPELCESRSRIVNGVGPDDADLVFVGEAPGATEDERGEPFVGRSGDVLDDALRDAGLARADIRITNCVRCRPPDNRDPTDEELSNCREYLERELDLLDPEVIVTLGKVPSEHLLERDLAVTKVAGSVEETRIAGTPRRVLVSVHPAATLYDPGQRETFAETIATAADLSGVDTGDGQARLGDF, from the coding sequence ATGGGCGAGATGGACGGGCTGTCGGTGACCGCCTGCGAGCGCTGTCCCGAACTCTGCGAGTCGCGCAGCCGCATCGTCAACGGCGTCGGACCCGACGACGCCGATCTCGTGTTCGTCGGCGAGGCGCCCGGCGCCACAGAAGACGAGCGCGGCGAGCCGTTCGTCGGCCGAAGCGGCGACGTGTTAGACGACGCGCTCCGGGACGCCGGACTCGCGCGGGCCGACATCCGCATCACCAACTGCGTGCGTTGTCGGCCGCCGGACAACCGCGACCCGACCGACGAGGAGCTCTCGAACTGTCGGGAGTATCTCGAACGGGAACTCGACTTGCTCGATCCCGAGGTGATCGTCACGCTTGGCAAAGTCCCCAGCGAACACCTGCTCGAACGCGATCTGGCGGTCACGAAGGTCGCCGGCAGCGTCGAGGAGACCCGGATCGCCGGGACGCCCCGTCGTGTGTTGGTCAGCGTCCACCCCGCCGCGACGCTGTACGATCCCGGCCAGCGCGAGACGTTCGCGGAGACCATCGCAACCGCTGCCGACCTCTCGGGCGTCGACACCGGCGACGGGCAGGCCCGCCTCGGGGACTTCTAG
- a CDS encoding DUF7331 family protein yields the protein MFSSDRYENAIEDGTFGGVPRYGALEIEDGSVVVYDRDDGDAWIRSDYAIEVG from the coding sequence ATGTTCTCATCGGATCGGTACGAAAACGCGATCGAGGACGGAACGTTCGGAGGCGTGCCCCGGTACGGCGCGCTCGAGATCGAGGACGGGTCGGTCGTCGTCTACGACCGCGACGACGGCGACGCGTGGATACGCTCGGACTACGCGATCGAAGTCGGCTAG